Proteins found in one Micromonospora sp. WMMD1082 genomic segment:
- a CDS encoding thrombospondin, translated as MRFPSLSRREQPASTADDTDRDGTVATDTRIPEGSTVEERADDDAATQRGGAATTGATATRRPANERTASGRVATERPANERPAAEQAETERTDIERAAAERAATERATDRTTTERAATDQAAAERAAARAAVAPGPRPTRDRDRITDRDPEADRDPDVDRDTTVTDRHRTDRDHTDRDRTDRDHTDPDRTDRDATLDRDRVPAPDETRAPVGPRPRASMLATLGLIVGVAGVLFVLTGILAGYGIGVGAAGAVLAVLGLIATRRRHIAGKSDALLGIAFGLGAVVLGVLAMTGQYDWPSTDGDLVARFREWLDSQFVDRL; from the coding sequence ATGAGATTTCCTTCGCTGTCGCGCCGGGAACAGCCCGCGTCGACGGCCGACGACACCGACCGGGACGGCACGGTCGCCACCGACACCCGTATCCCCGAGGGGTCCACAGTAGAGGAACGTGCCGACGACGACGCCGCCACGCAGCGCGGCGGGGCGGCGACGACCGGCGCCACGGCCACCCGACGCCCCGCCAACGAGCGGACCGCCAGCGGCCGAGTGGCCACCGAGCGCCCCGCCAACGAGCGCCCGGCAGCCGAGCAGGCTGAGACCGAGCGCACCGATATCGAGCGTGCCGCCGCCGAGCGGGCTGCCACCGAGCGTGCCACCGACCGGACCACCACAGAGCGCGCCGCCACCGACCAGGCCGCCGCCGAGCGCGCCGCCGCTCGGGCTGCCGTCGCGCCCGGCCCGCGCCCGACGCGCGACCGCGACCGCATCACCGACCGCGACCCGGAAGCCGACCGCGACCCGGACGTTGACCGGGACACAACCGTCACCGACCGGCACCGCACGGATCGGGACCACACCGACCGGGACCGCACGGATCGGGACCACACGGATCCGGACCGCACTGACCGGGACGCCACCCTCGACCGGGACCGGGTGCCGGCTCCGGACGAGACCCGCGCGCCGGTCGGGCCGCGGCCCCGGGCCAGCATGTTGGCCACCCTCGGCCTGATCGTCGGCGTCGCCGGCGTGCTGTTTGTGCTCACAGGGATCCTCGCCGGGTACGGCATCGGGGTGGGCGCGGCCGGGGCGGTGCTCGCCGTACTCGGACTGATCGCCACCCGGCGCCGGCACATCGCCGGCAAGTCCGACGCGCTGCTGGGCATCGCCTTCGGTCTCGGCGCGGTGGTCCTCGGCGTACTGGCGATGACCGGGCAGTACGACTGGCCGAGCACCGACGGCGACCTGGTGGCCCGCTTCCGCGAGTGGCTCGACTCACAGTTTGTCGATCGCCTGTAG
- the ddaH gene encoding dimethylargininase translates to MDATRQRFLMCRPTYFAVDYAINPWMDPTAPVDADLAVRQWEGLRQVYLDLGHTVEEIAPLPGLPDMVFAANGGTVIDGRAMAVQFRDPQRADEAPAYRAWFETAGFEMYDPKHVNEGEGDILLAGDHLLAGTGFRTAHASHAQLQEVFGYPVITMQLVDPRFYHLDTALTVLDERTVAYLPEAFSPGSQAVLRRLFPDAVHATMADAEVLGLNAVSDGRHVVLPAQATGLAATLRDRGYETIGVDLSELRKAGGGPKCCTLRLRQGKASQ, encoded by the coding sequence ATGGACGCCACCCGCCAGCGCTTCCTGATGTGCCGGCCGACGTACTTCGCCGTCGACTACGCGATCAATCCGTGGATGGACCCGACCGCTCCGGTCGACGCCGACCTCGCCGTCCGGCAGTGGGAGGGGCTGCGCCAGGTCTACCTGGACCTGGGCCACACCGTCGAGGAGATCGCCCCGCTGCCGGGCCTGCCCGACATGGTCTTCGCCGCGAACGGCGGCACCGTGATCGACGGCCGGGCGATGGCCGTGCAGTTCCGGGATCCGCAGCGCGCCGACGAGGCGCCCGCCTACCGCGCCTGGTTCGAGACGGCCGGCTTCGAGATGTACGACCCGAAGCACGTCAACGAGGGCGAGGGCGACATCCTGCTCGCCGGTGACCACCTGCTCGCCGGGACCGGCTTCCGCACCGCACATGCCTCGCACGCCCAGCTCCAGGAGGTCTTCGGCTACCCGGTGATCACCATGCAGCTGGTCGATCCGCGCTTCTACCACCTGGACACCGCGCTGACCGTGCTCGACGAGCGGACCGTGGCGTACCTGCCGGAGGCGTTCTCGCCCGGCAGCCAGGCCGTGCTGCGCCGGCTCTTCCCCGACGCGGTGCACGCCACCATGGCCGACGCCGAGGTGCTCGGCCTCAACGCGGTCAGCGACGGGCGGCACGTGGTGCTGCCCGCGCAGGCCACCGGCCTGGCCGCCACGCTGCGCGACCGGGGCTACGAGACCATCGGTGTCGACCTGTCCGAGCTGCGCAAGGCCGGCGGTGGCCCGAAGTGCTGCACGTTGCGACTCCGTCAGGGAAAGGCAAGCCAGTGA
- the rocD gene encoding ornithine--oxo-acid transaminase has product MIEDMLRTPAAVQDAERHTAHNYHPLPVVISSAEGAWVTDVDGRRYLDCLAGYSALNFGHRHPTLIAAAHAQLDRLTLTSRAFIHDQFADFCRELAALCGKDLVLPMNTGAEAVETGIKVARKWGYQVKGVPAGQANIVVAEGNFHGRTTTIVSFSTDEDARADFGPYTPGFRIVPYGDLAALTAAIDEHTVAVLLEPIQGEQGVVVPPEGYLPGVRQLCTERNVLFIADEIQSGLGRTGTTFACELDGVVPDMYLLGKALGGGIVPVSAVAADADVLGVLKPGQHGSTFGGNPLACAVATEVVRLLATGEFQRRSAELGERLHAGLRALLGKGLVAVRGRGLWVGLDIDPALMSGREACERLMERGVLAKDTHGSTIRLAPPLVITEAEIDHAVAQVAAVLAG; this is encoded by the coding sequence GTGATCGAGGACATGCTGCGGACTCCCGCTGCGGTGCAGGACGCGGAGCGCCACACCGCGCACAACTACCACCCGCTGCCGGTGGTGATCTCCTCCGCCGAGGGCGCCTGGGTGACCGACGTGGACGGCCGGCGCTACCTCGACTGTCTCGCGGGCTACTCGGCGCTGAACTTCGGCCACCGGCACCCGACGCTGATCGCCGCCGCGCACGCCCAGCTGGACAGGTTGACGTTGACCAGCCGGGCGTTCATCCACGACCAGTTCGCCGACTTCTGCCGGGAACTGGCGGCGCTCTGCGGCAAGGACCTGGTGCTGCCGATGAACACCGGCGCCGAGGCCGTGGAGACCGGCATCAAGGTGGCCCGCAAGTGGGGCTACCAGGTCAAGGGGGTGCCGGCCGGGCAGGCCAACATCGTGGTCGCGGAGGGCAACTTCCACGGGCGTACGACCACCATCGTCAGCTTCTCCACCGACGAGGACGCGCGGGCCGACTTCGGGCCGTACACGCCGGGCTTCCGGATCGTCCCGTACGGCGACCTGGCCGCGCTGACCGCCGCGATCGACGAGCACACCGTCGCGGTGCTGCTGGAGCCGATCCAGGGCGAGCAGGGCGTGGTGGTGCCGCCGGAGGGCTACCTGCCCGGCGTACGGCAGCTCTGCACCGAGCGCAACGTGCTCTTCATCGCCGACGAGATCCAGTCCGGCCTGGGCCGTACCGGCACCACCTTCGCCTGCGAGCTGGACGGCGTCGTGCCGGACATGTACCTGCTGGGCAAGGCGCTCGGCGGTGGCATCGTGCCGGTCTCCGCGGTGGCCGCCGACGCCGATGTGCTCGGCGTGCTCAAGCCGGGCCAGCACGGCTCCACCTTCGGCGGCAACCCCCTCGCCTGCGCGGTGGCGACCGAGGTGGTCCGGCTGCTGGCGACCGGCGAGTTCCAGCGCCGCTCGGCCGAGCTGGGCGAGCGGCTGCACGCCGGCCTCCGCGCGCTGCTCGGCAAGGGCCTGGTCGCCGTACGCGGCCGAGGGCTCTGGGTCGGCCTGGACATCGACCCGGCACTGATGAGCGGCCGGGAGGCCTGCGAACGGCTGATGGAGCGGGGTGTGCTGGCCAAGGACACGCACGGCTCGACCATCCGCCTCGCCCCGCCGCTGGTGATCACCGAAGCGGAGATCGACCACGCGGTGGCGCAGGTGGCCGCCGTGCTGGCCGGCTGA
- a CDS encoding FHA domain-containing protein yields MRFEISKVLDAIEGRVCTDPQLARAVLDLAEVIRYQDLDGGRPASSLRLGMVIDALARSLEEDSVPVYAVVHRGMLSDADLTSNERMVVRRWADDGLVEVLDNPGDRMLEVADLLGLPVLSRVRFDGLRGRFPWLVEQPGRVLAPVPGAGGPVFIAHVGGGHTPVAGPPSPAGAKLLAREWRCPESGCTLFGGAGGGGAFADLARVDREPTGQPPPALRKGVPTCPRHGARLRDAGPRPRSEVLAVRVGGLIRRRFVLTEEQPAMIGRAPDGSGGIMLGQWLNDEARRWISRSHLRLELRGGDVVATDVSTNGSGVRPGGSMAESDRISLAPQQSRVLGTGDMVELYPGVQVGRPSEFPAGAPYNPDSVMAEAPTMAMRLPR; encoded by the coding sequence ATGAGGTTCGAGATCAGCAAGGTGCTGGACGCCATCGAGGGGCGCGTCTGCACCGACCCGCAGCTGGCCCGTGCGGTGCTCGACCTGGCCGAGGTCATCCGCTACCAGGATCTCGACGGCGGGCGTCCGGCCAGCTCGCTGCGCCTCGGCATGGTCATCGACGCGCTGGCCCGCAGCCTGGAGGAGGACAGCGTCCCGGTCTACGCGGTGGTGCACCGGGGGATGCTCTCCGACGCCGACCTCACCTCCAACGAGCGGATGGTGGTCCGCCGCTGGGCCGACGACGGCCTGGTCGAGGTGCTCGACAACCCGGGTGACCGGATGCTGGAGGTGGCCGACCTGCTCGGCCTGCCGGTGCTCAGCCGGGTCCGCTTCGACGGCCTGCGCGGGCGGTTCCCCTGGCTGGTGGAGCAGCCGGGCCGGGTCCTCGCCCCGGTGCCGGGTGCCGGCGGTCCCGTCTTCATCGCCCACGTCGGCGGTGGCCACACCCCGGTGGCCGGGCCGCCGTCGCCGGCCGGCGCCAAGCTGCTCGCCCGGGAGTGGCGGTGCCCGGAGTCGGGCTGCACCCTCTTCGGCGGTGCCGGGGGCGGCGGCGCCTTCGCCGACCTGGCCCGGGTGGACCGCGAGCCGACGGGTCAGCCGCCACCGGCGCTGCGCAAGGGCGTGCCGACCTGCCCCCGGCACGGCGCCCGACTGCGCGACGCCGGGCCCCGGCCCCGCAGCGAGGTCCTCGCGGTACGCGTCGGTGGCCTGATCCGCCGTCGCTTCGTCCTCACCGAGGAGCAGCCGGCGATGATCGGTCGGGCACCGGACGGCTCCGGTGGGATCATGCTCGGCCAGTGGCTCAACGACGAGGCCCGGCGGTGGATCAGCCGCAGCCACCTGCGGTTGGAGCTGCGGGGCGGCGATGTCGTCGCCACCGACGTCAGCACCAACGGCTCGGGCGTGCGTCCGGGCGGCTCGATGGCGGAGTCCGACCGCATCTCGTTGGCCCCGCAGCAGTCCCGGGTGCTCGGTACCGGTGACATGGTGGAGCTGTACCCGGGGGTCCAGGTCGGCCGCCCGAGCGAGTTCCCGGCGGGCGCGCCGTACAACCCGGACTCGGTGATGGCCGAGGCGCCGACCATGGCGATGCGCCTGCCGCGCTGA
- a CDS encoding 4a-hydroxytetrahydrobiopterin dehydratase: MADVLTAGAVREELGGLAGWSGDPAGITRTVELASFPDAIAVVDRVAVTAEELDHHPDIDIRWRTVTFCCVTHSAGGVTVRDVELARRIDEIVESAR, translated from the coding sequence ATGGCAGACGTGCTCACCGCCGGGGCGGTGCGAGAGGAGTTGGGTGGGCTGGCGGGCTGGTCGGGAGACCCCGCCGGGATCACCCGCACCGTGGAGCTGGCGAGTTTTCCGGACGCCATCGCGGTGGTCGACCGGGTCGCCGTGACGGCCGAGGAGCTGGACCATCACCCCGACATCGACATCCGGTGGCGGACGGTGACCTTCTGCTGCGTGACCCACTCGGCCGGCGGTGTCACGGTGCGTGATGTGGAGCTGGCCCGGCGGATCGACGAGATCGTGGAGAGTGCGCGATGA